The segment TAAGAGCTGATCTCTGCGCGCATTAGCGCTGTAACCACTTCCTCATGGGTCGGACCCAGCACGAACTCACGGTCGTGACGGTCCCGGAGCTTCATCAGCTCTTTGCCGTACACCTCATAACGTTCCGATTCTCTCCAGAGCTCTGCCGGCTGCATCGAAGGCATGAGAACCTCCTGCGCACCGGTGGACTCCATCTCCTGGCGCACGATCTGCTCCATCCTGCGCAGCACCCGCCGTCCGAGCGGCAAATAGGTGTATACCCCGGCGGCCACCTGCCGGATATATCCGGCACGCAGCAGCAGCTGGTGGCTCCTTGTCTCAGCTTCGGCAGGAGCTTCGCGCAGAGTGGTAACTAATAGATTGGTTTGACGCATACAGATCAGCCTCTTTCGTCGAAAAGTGTGTACAGCTCCGGAACATTTCGCTGCCATAATGAGAACGCAAAAAAGACGCATCCGTCAGGGACGAATGCGCCGTGTTACCACCCTGTTTTAACCCCAAGACTATCCAAGCCTGCGGTCCTCTAATCCGGATAACGGCCGGTTCCGGCAGACTTATACCCCTCTTCAGCATAAGCTGCAGCTTCCAAGGCAGGATTGGTGTCTTACGCACTCGGGGGATCTTTCAGCCGGTGAATCCCCTCTCTGCTTCCGGCGCTTACGGATACCAGGTCCTTGGTCAACGCTGTTACGTTATAAATGTTGGTTCTTAATCTATATGATATTTCAGGCCGCGTCAAGCGGACGATAAATAGATTGTGAATGCAATTAATTATTTTGCAACAAATATCTTCAGATATGAACAGAATGTGTCGATAAACCGAATAGGAGTTGAGGTATTTAGAGAGAAACGGCTAGCTACCAGCCGATTTCCATGTACCAGAGGGGGAACCGTTCCAATGTTCAAGTCAGTCAACCGCTTCACCGGCAAGCTCAGATCACGATCACTGCAAAGACAAATGATGATGCTGTTCACCATTATGCTGGTGATCCCGATCCTCTTGGTCAGTTATTTCTCCTATTCCAGTGCGAAACGGGAATTGGAGCTTAAGATGCAGAAAGCCACGCATTCCAGTGTCGATCTGGTCGCCGGGACCATCCAAGAATATGTATCCGCTGCTATGCGGAATGTAGATTTGCTCAGCCGCCAGATTGAGTCTTCCGGGCTCGATGTGAAGGCTCCCGCAACACGTGAACTCATCGATGAGTTCATGAAGGCACATCCCGAGCTGGAGATTCTTACGGCGGGTAACGAACAAGGTGCCTGGATGAAGGCCCCGGACCCCGGCAAACAGGATTATGATCCGCGTACACGGGACTGGTATAAGGCGTCCATGCAGAATGCCGGTACCACTACAATCATTGATCCCTTTGTCTCCGCAACAACCGGCAATTATACGCTGTTCATCTCCCATTCACTGGAGGATGGCAAAGGAGCTGTGACCACAAGCCTCAATCTCAAGGCAATGAGTGAAAGAATCCATACCACCCATCCAGGTGAGACCGGCTACTTCTACATTGTGGACCGTAATGATAAATTCGTCTCTTATCCGGGCAAAGCAGCAGGTGAAGATGTAGCAGATTATATAGTGAAAATGCTGGCAAACGACAGCGGGGACCTGCACTATACCAATCCGGACACGGAGATGGAGATGCAGGGTTATTATACAACGGATCCGAGTACAGGGTTCAAAATTGTCGGCATCCTGCCTACCCAAGAATTCTCGGATGCCTCACAGCCCATTATCTATACAGGACTGATGGTTCTGGCTGTTGCCCTGCTTGTCGCCCTAACCCTGATGTATCTGATTGTCCGCTCCATCACGAAGCCGATCCGCAGCCTGAACCGTTCGGCACAGCGGGTAAGCGAAGGCTATCTGAATGAGCAGATTCAGATGAACCGGGTAGATGAGATCGGTCAGCTGGCACAGAATTACAACCTGATGGTAGGCTCTCTGCGCGGCATCGTCTCGGATATTTCGGAAACCTCGGGACAACTCGCTGCCTCCAGCCAGCAATTAAATGCCACAACCGAAGAGAACTCCAGAGCCACCGCTTACGTGGCTGAACTGGTGCAGGACTCCTCCGAGGGTGCGCAGACACAGACCTCGGCCATGGCAGAGACCTCGCGCGCGATGGAGGAAATGTCCTCCGGTATTCAAAGGATCGCCGAAGCCGCCGCCTCCATCGTCGATTCTTCCGCAAGCACTGAAGCAGATGTGCGCAGCGGCAGCCGGAAGATGGAACAGGTCAGCCAGCAAATGGATGCCATCCGGACCTCTACCCACCACTCTTCGCAGCTGATCGGGCAATTAAACGGCCTGAACGATGAGGTGTCCGTGATGAGCAGTGCGATTACGGCGATCGCCGTACAGACGAATCTCCTATCGCTGAACGCCGGCATTGAAGCGGCCCGGGCCGGAGAACAGGGCCGGGGCTTCGCCGTCGTGGCTGCTGAGGTGCGGAAGCTGGCCGATCAATCCAAGAATACCGCCGGAGATATTCAAGATACCCTCCAGCAGATGACCCGGTTGATCGACCAGACCTATGAAGCGATCCGGCATACCGTCGCAGCTGATGTTGAGCTGGGTATTCAGGTCACCGCCGAAGCCAAGGAATCCTTCAACAGCATTGAACAGTCTACAGCCAAAATCAACAGCCAGCTGCATGACATCTCGGCTATTACCGAGCAGATGTCAGCGGGAGCGCAGGAGGTCGCCGCTTCCGTTCACGAGATCTCCGGTATCTCCCGTTCTACTTCTGACGCCTTCCAGAGTGTAACGGCAGCTACACAGGAACAACTCGCTTCCATGGAAGAGATCTCCGCCTCCTCTACGGAGCTGTCCAGGATGGCGGGCGATCTGCAGCTTAAGATTGAACGGTTCAAGCTGGAAGACTAGCTCCCGTGATCTTTTGGGCATTGAAGGCCATTCAATGGTATAGCAGCATAATAAGAGCATAATAAAAAGCCGTCTCTCAGCATTGCTGAAGGACGGCTTTTTCGTACATATAGAATTAAGCAAGTACAGTCGAACCCATCAGGTATTTATCCACTTCACGCGCTGCTTCGCGTCCCTCGTTGATAGCCCATACCACCAGACTCTGTCCGCGGCGCATATCTCCGGCTGCGAATACTTTATCCACATTCGTGTTGAATTTGCCATAACGGGCCTTCACATTGGTACGGCGGTCCGTATCCAGCTTAAGCTCCTCAATGATATCCTGCTCCGGTCCGTCGAAGCCAATCGCAATCAGTGCCAGCTGGGCCGGATAGACAGCCTCGGTGCCCGGAACCGGCTGGTAGATCTTCCGTCCGGTCTCATCCACCATACGGCGGATCTGCACGGTGTGCAGCTCCTTCAGGTTGCCTTCATCATCACCGACAAATTTCGTCGTCATGATCGAGAACTCGCGCGGATCTTCACCGAAGACCGCCTTGGCTTCCTGCTGGGCATAATCCAGCGTATAGACATTCGGGAATTGCGGCCAAGGGTTGGCAATCGGATCACGCGTAAGCGGCGCTTTGTCATGCGTGCCGAATTGGGTAATGCTGTTGCAGCCATGGCGCAGGGAGGTCGCGACACAGTCAGAGCCGGTGTCGCCTCCGCCAAGTACGATGACATCCTTGCCTGCGGCGGATACGTAATTGCCATCCTCCAGATTGGAATTCAGATAGCTTTTGATCGTGCCGTTCAGGTAATCCATGGCATACATAACCCCTTTGAGGTCATGACCCTCCACATTGAAGCGTCTTGCCTTGGTCGCGCC is part of the Paenibacillus sp. FSL M7-0420 genome and harbors:
- a CDS encoding glutamate synthase subunit beta → MSTPTGFMEYKRQLPGDRDPEQRVKDWEEFHEHLTEDELRTQGARCMDCGTPYCHTGMDMSGGTSGCPVHNLIPEWNNLVYRGLWKEALERLHKTNNFPEFTGSICPAPCEGSCTVGLIGQPVTIKTIELAIVDKGFEEGWVVPSPPEKRTGKRIAIVGSGPAGLAAAAQLNKAGHTVTVFERSDRIGGLLMYGIPTMKLDKRVVQRRVDLLAAEGIEFVVNTEIGKDIPAQQLVDEYDAVVLCGGATKARRFNVEGHDLKGVMYAMDYLNGTIKSYLNSNLEDGNYVSAAGKDVIVLGGGDTGSDCVATSLRHGCNSITQFGTHDKAPLTRDPIANPWPQFPNVYTLDYAQQEAKAVFGEDPREFSIMTTKFVGDDEGNLKELHTVQIRRMVDETGRKIYQPVPGTEAVYPAQLALIAIGFDGPEQDIIEELKLDTDRRTNVKARYGKFNTNVDKVFAAGDMRRGQSLVVWAINEGREAAREVDKYLMGSTVLA
- a CDS encoding methyl-accepting chemotaxis protein gives rise to the protein MFKSVNRFTGKLRSRSLQRQMMMLFTIMLVIPILLVSYFSYSSAKRELELKMQKATHSSVDLVAGTIQEYVSAAMRNVDLLSRQIESSGLDVKAPATRELIDEFMKAHPELEILTAGNEQGAWMKAPDPGKQDYDPRTRDWYKASMQNAGTTTIIDPFVSATTGNYTLFISHSLEDGKGAVTTSLNLKAMSERIHTTHPGETGYFYIVDRNDKFVSYPGKAAGEDVADYIVKMLANDSGDLHYTNPDTEMEMQGYYTTDPSTGFKIVGILPTQEFSDASQPIIYTGLMVLAVALLVALTLMYLIVRSITKPIRSLNRSAQRVSEGYLNEQIQMNRVDEIGQLAQNYNLMVGSLRGIVSDISETSGQLAASSQQLNATTEENSRATAYVAELVQDSSEGAQTQTSAMAETSRAMEEMSSGIQRIAEAAASIVDSSASTEADVRSGSRKMEQVSQQMDAIRTSTHHSSQLIGQLNGLNDEVSVMSSAITAIAVQTNLLSLNAGIEAARAGEQGRGFAVVAAEVRKLADQSKNTAGDIQDTLQQMTRLIDQTYEAIRHTVAADVELGIQVTAEAKESFNSIEQSTAKINSQLHDISAITEQMSAGAQEVAASVHEISGISRSTSDAFQSVTAATQEQLASMEEISASSTELSRMAGDLQLKIERFKLED